Proteins from a genomic interval of Callospermophilus lateralis isolate mCalLat2 chromosome 1, mCalLat2.hap1, whole genome shotgun sequence:
- the Plk5 gene encoding inactive serine/threonine-protein kinase PLK5 isoform X4, with the protein MEPGPRRRRRSHQPVAAFLRDPSSGRVYRRGKLIGKGAFSRCYKLTDMSTSAVFALKVVPRAGRLPSRGKVEREIALHSHLRHHNIVAFHGHFADRDHVYMVLEYCSRQSLAHVLKARQTLTEPEVRYYLRGVIGGLRYLHQRRIVHRDLKLSNLFLNKNMEVKIGDLGLATRLGPGGRCHRVLCGTPNLLAPEVVSRKGHSCPSDIWALGCIMYTVLTGAPPFAAASLSEMYQNIRDGHYPEPAHLSPNARRLIARLLAPDPAERPNLDHLLEDDFFTQGFTPKRMPPHSRHSPPVFTFPQPVGSLFRKVGQLLSTQCGPPCPCTSKEASGPGEEGPEPDSVDWGRELSSARFPLGPAPHLVHPIVLLSACCMPCPRPLAHTRDPPERPGRTTGEPRDGGGSCHQEPAALPGRWPSTQDPPGEQQPPLWASKWVDYSSKYGFGYQLSDGSSGVLFRDGTHMALRPLGSHICYLPARGRLETFTLRDVPRALGAKLAVLQLLTSYMQRRLREVSWGAGRGAGALMPCLQKGASPAPQPPAALGLCLLRFLGTSQALLLLFSNGTLQVSFSGRQTQLVLSGEGQGLLLTHWARGQPGASYSLGTLQRRECAPAALQHLRHTLHMLQSL; encoded by the exons ATGGAGCCCGGGCCGAGGCGGCGGCGCCGGAGCCACCAGCCGGTGGCAGCCTTCTTGCGCGACCCCAGCTCCGGGCGCGTCTACCGACGCGGGAAGCTGATCGGCAAG GGTGCCTTCAGCCGCTGCTACAAGCTGACAGACATGTCCACCAGCGCTGTGTTTGCCCTTAAGGTGGTGCCGCGGGCGGGGAGGCTGCCCTCCAGAGGGAAG GTGGAGCGCGAGATCGCCTTGCACAGCCACCTGCGGCACCACAACATAGTGGCCTTTCACGGACACTTCGCTGACCGTGACCATGTGTACATGGTGCTGGAGTACTGCAGCCGACAG TCGTTGGCTCATGTGCTGAAGGCGCGGCAGACCCTGACGGAGCCCGAGGTGCGCTACTACCTGCGGGGTGTGATCGGTGGCCTGCGCTACCTCCATCAGCGGCGCATCGTGCACAGAGACCTGAAGCTCA GTAATTTATTCCttaacaagaacatggaggtgaaaatcGGAGACCTGGGACTGGCCACCAGGTTGGGGCCAGGGGGCCgctgccacag GGTGCTCTGCGGGACTCCAAACCTCCTGGCCCCAGAGGTGGTGTCCAGAAAGGGGCACTCCTGCCCATCGGACATCTGGGCCCTGGGCTGCATCAT GTACACAGTGCTCACTGGCGCCCCACCTTTTGCGGCGGCATCCCTGTCAGAGATGTACCAGAACATCCGTGATGGCCACTATCCAGAGCCTGCCCACCTGTCGCCCAATGCCCGCCGCCTCATTGCCCGCCTCCTGGCACCTGATCCAGCTGAGAGGCCCAACTTGGACCACCTGCTGGAGGACGACTTCTTCACACAG GGCTTCACTCCGAAGCGGATGCCGCCCCACTCCCGCCATAGCCCCCCGGTCTTCACCTTCCCTCAACCTGTGGGCAGCCTCTTCCGGAAAGTGGGCCAGCTACTGTCGACCCAGTGTGGACCTCCCT GCCCCTGCACCTCCAAAGAGGCCTCAGGCCCAGGAGAAGAAGGGCCAGAACCTGACTCCGTGGACTGGGGCAGAGAG CTCTCCTCCGCCCGGTTCCCCCTGGGACCCGCCCCACACCTGGTTCACCCCATCGTGCTTCTGAGCGCCTGCTGTATGCCCT GCCCTCGTCCACTTGCTCACACAAGGGACCCTCCGGAGCGACCCGGCAG GACCACAGGAGAGCCCAGAGACGGAGGTGGCAGCTGCCATCAGGAACCTGCAGCTCTGCCTGGACGCTGGCCCT CCACACAGGACCCCCCAGGGGAGCAGCAGCCCCCGCTCTGGGCTTCCAAGTGGGTGGATTATTCCAGCAAGTATGGCTTTGGCTACCAGCTGTCGGATGGGAGCAGTGGAGTCCTGTTTCGGGATGGCACCCACATGGCCCTGCGCCCCCTAGGAAG CCACATCTGCTACCTGCCCGCGCGCGGGAGGCTGGAGACCTTCACCCTGAGGGATGTCCCCCGGGCGCTGGGCGCCAAGCTGGCCGTCCTGCAGCTCCTCACCAGCTACATGCAGAGGCGCCTGCGGGAGGTGAGCTGGGGGGCGGGGAGAGGGGCTGGCGCCCTGATGCCCTGTCTGCAGAAGGGGGCCTCACCTGCCCCCCAGCCGCCCGCCGCACTGGGCCTCTGCCTGCTGCGCTTCCTGGGGACCTCGCAGGCGCTGCTGCTGCTGTTCAGCAACGGGACCCTGCAG GTCAGCTTCAGTGGGCGGCAGACCCAGCTTGTGCTGAGTGGCGAGGGCCAGGGGCTGCTGCTCACCCACTGGGCGCGGGGTCAGCCAGGTGCCTCCTACTCCCTGGGCACCCTGCAGCGCCGCGAGTGTGCCCCGGCTGCCCTGCAGCACCTGCGCCACACGCTCCACATGCTGCAGAGCTTATAG
- the Plk5 gene encoding inactive serine/threonine-protein kinase PLK5 isoform X2: MEPGPRRRRRSHQPVAAFLRDPSSGRVYRRGKLIGKGAFSRCYKLTDMSTSAVFALKVVPRAGRLPSRGKVEREIALHSHLRHHNIVAFHGHFADRDHVYMVLEYCSRQSLAHVLKARQTLTEPEVRYYLRGVIGGLRYLHQRRIVHRDLKLSNLFLNKNMEVKIGDLGLATRLGPGGRCHRVLCGTPNLLAPEVVSRKGHSCPSDIWALGCIMYTVLTGAPPFAAASLSEMYQNIRDGHYPEPAHLSPNARRLIARLLAPDPAERPNLDHLLEDDFFTQGFTPKRMPPHSRHSPPVFTFPQPVGSLFRKVGQLLSTQCGPPCPCTSKEASGPGEEGPEPDSVDWGREASLSERGAHCPQALVHLLTQGTLRSDPAGPQESPETEVAAAIRNLQLCLDAGPVAHLIFVLSHTGPPRGAAAPALGFQVGGLFQQVWLWLPAVGWEQWSPVSGWHPHGPAPPRKPHLLPARAREAGDLHPEGCPPGAGRQAGRPAAPHQLHAEAPAGGELGGGERGWRPDALSAEGGLTCPPAARRTGPLPAALPGDLAGAAAAVQQRDPAGQLQWAADPACAEWRGPGAAAHPLGAGSARCLLLPGHPAAPRVCPGCPAAPAPHAPHAAELIATKDQSGPPRDGAGDPGSIPVPAAPPEGCRWESRGTQEGGRWASCPMA; the protein is encoded by the exons ATGGAGCCCGGGCCGAGGCGGCGGCGCCGGAGCCACCAGCCGGTGGCAGCCTTCTTGCGCGACCCCAGCTCCGGGCGCGTCTACCGACGCGGGAAGCTGATCGGCAAG GGTGCCTTCAGCCGCTGCTACAAGCTGACAGACATGTCCACCAGCGCTGTGTTTGCCCTTAAGGTGGTGCCGCGGGCGGGGAGGCTGCCCTCCAGAGGGAAG GTGGAGCGCGAGATCGCCTTGCACAGCCACCTGCGGCACCACAACATAGTGGCCTTTCACGGACACTTCGCTGACCGTGACCATGTGTACATGGTGCTGGAGTACTGCAGCCGACAG TCGTTGGCTCATGTGCTGAAGGCGCGGCAGACCCTGACGGAGCCCGAGGTGCGCTACTACCTGCGGGGTGTGATCGGTGGCCTGCGCTACCTCCATCAGCGGCGCATCGTGCACAGAGACCTGAAGCTCA GTAATTTATTCCttaacaagaacatggaggtgaaaatcGGAGACCTGGGACTGGCCACCAGGTTGGGGCCAGGGGGCCgctgccacag GGTGCTCTGCGGGACTCCAAACCTCCTGGCCCCAGAGGTGGTGTCCAGAAAGGGGCACTCCTGCCCATCGGACATCTGGGCCCTGGGCTGCATCAT GTACACAGTGCTCACTGGCGCCCCACCTTTTGCGGCGGCATCCCTGTCAGAGATGTACCAGAACATCCGTGATGGCCACTATCCAGAGCCTGCCCACCTGTCGCCCAATGCCCGCCGCCTCATTGCCCGCCTCCTGGCACCTGATCCAGCTGAGAGGCCCAACTTGGACCACCTGCTGGAGGACGACTTCTTCACACAG GGCTTCACTCCGAAGCGGATGCCGCCCCACTCCCGCCATAGCCCCCCGGTCTTCACCTTCCCTCAACCTGTGGGCAGCCTCTTCCGGAAAGTGGGCCAGCTACTGTCGACCCAGTGTGGACCTCCCT GCCCCTGCACCTCCAAAGAGGCCTCAGGCCCAGGAGAAGAAGGGCCAGAACCTGACTCCGTGGACTGGGGCAGAGAG GCCTCCCTGTCTGAGAGAGGGGCTCACTGTCCCCAGGCCCTCGTCCACTTGCTCACACAAGGGACCCTCCGGAGCGACCCGGCAG GACCACAGGAGAGCCCAGAGACGGAGGTGGCAGCTGCCATCAGGAACCTGCAGCTCTGCCTGGACGCTGGCCCTGTGG CACACCTCATCTTTGTGCTCAGCCACACAGGACCCCCCAGGGGAGCAGCAGCCCCCGCTCTGGGCTTCCAAGTGGGTGGATTATTCCAGCAAGTATGGCTTTGGCTACCAGCTGTCGGATGGGAGCAGTGGAGTCCTGTTTCGGGATGGCACCCACATGGCCCTGCGCCCCCTAGGAAG CCACATCTGCTACCTGCCCGCGCGCGGGAGGCTGGAGACCTTCACCCTGAGGGATGTCCCCCGGGCGCTGGGCGCCAAGCTGGCCGTCCTGCAGCTCCTCACCAGCTACATGCAGAGGCGCCTGCGGGAGGTGAGCTGGGGGGCGGGGAGAGGGGCTGGCGCCCTGATGCCCTGTCTGCAGAAGGGGGCCTCACCTGCCCCCCAGCCGCCCGCCGCACTGGGCCTCTGCCTGCTGCGCTTCCTGGGGACCTCGCAGGCGCTGCTGCTGCTGTTCAGCAACGGGACCCTGCAG GTCAGCTTCAGTGGGCGGCAGACCCAGCTTGTGCTGAGTGGCGAGGGCCAGGGGCTGCTGCTCACCCACTGGGCGCGGGGTCAGCCAGGTGCCTCCTACTCCCTGGGCACCCTGCAGCGCCGCGAGTGTGCCCCGGCTGCCCTGCAGCACCTGCGCCACACGCTCCACATGCTGCAGAGCTTATAGCGACCAAGGATCAGAGTGGACCTCCGCGTGATGGGGCTGGGGACCCAGGCTCCATTCCTGTTCCTGCTGCTCCCCCAGAGGGATGTCGCTGGGAGAGCAGGGGCACACAGGAGGGTGGCAGGTGGGCTTCTTGCCCCATGGCCTGA
- the Plk5 gene encoding inactive serine/threonine-protein kinase PLK5 isoform X3: MEPGPRRRRRSHQPVAAFLRDPSSGRVYRRGKLIGKGAFSRCYKLTDMSTSAVFALKVVPRAGRLPSRGKVEREIALHSHLRHHNIVAFHGHFADRDHVYMVLEYCSRQSLAHVLKARQTLTEPEVRYYLRGVIGGLRYLHQRRIVHRDLKLSNLFLNKNMEVKIGDLGLATRLGPGGRCHRVLCGTPNLLAPEVVSRKGHSCPSDIWALGCIMYTVLTGAPPFAAASLSEMYQNIRDGHYPEPAHLSPNARRLIARLLAPDPAERPNLDHLLEDDFFTQGFTPKRMPPHSRHSPPVFTFPQPVGSLFRKVGQLLSTQCGPPCPCTSKEASGPGEEGPEPDSVDWGRELSSARFPLGPAPHLVHPIVLLSACCMPCPRPLAHTRDPPERPGSHTGPPRGAAAPALGFQVGGLFQQVWLWLPAVGWEQWSPVSGWHPHGPAPPRKPHLLPARAREAGDLHPEGCPPGAGRQAGRPAAPHQLHAEAPAGGELGGGERGWRPDALSAEGGLTCPPAARRTGPLPAALPGDLAGAAAAVQQRDPAGQLQWAADPACAEWRGPGAAAHPLGAGSARCLLLPGHPAAPRVCPGCPAAPAPHAPHAAELIATKDQSGPPRDGAGDPGSIPVPAAPPEGCRWESRGTQEGGRWASCPMA; the protein is encoded by the exons ATGGAGCCCGGGCCGAGGCGGCGGCGCCGGAGCCACCAGCCGGTGGCAGCCTTCTTGCGCGACCCCAGCTCCGGGCGCGTCTACCGACGCGGGAAGCTGATCGGCAAG GGTGCCTTCAGCCGCTGCTACAAGCTGACAGACATGTCCACCAGCGCTGTGTTTGCCCTTAAGGTGGTGCCGCGGGCGGGGAGGCTGCCCTCCAGAGGGAAG GTGGAGCGCGAGATCGCCTTGCACAGCCACCTGCGGCACCACAACATAGTGGCCTTTCACGGACACTTCGCTGACCGTGACCATGTGTACATGGTGCTGGAGTACTGCAGCCGACAG TCGTTGGCTCATGTGCTGAAGGCGCGGCAGACCCTGACGGAGCCCGAGGTGCGCTACTACCTGCGGGGTGTGATCGGTGGCCTGCGCTACCTCCATCAGCGGCGCATCGTGCACAGAGACCTGAAGCTCA GTAATTTATTCCttaacaagaacatggaggtgaaaatcGGAGACCTGGGACTGGCCACCAGGTTGGGGCCAGGGGGCCgctgccacag GGTGCTCTGCGGGACTCCAAACCTCCTGGCCCCAGAGGTGGTGTCCAGAAAGGGGCACTCCTGCCCATCGGACATCTGGGCCCTGGGCTGCATCAT GTACACAGTGCTCACTGGCGCCCCACCTTTTGCGGCGGCATCCCTGTCAGAGATGTACCAGAACATCCGTGATGGCCACTATCCAGAGCCTGCCCACCTGTCGCCCAATGCCCGCCGCCTCATTGCCCGCCTCCTGGCACCTGATCCAGCTGAGAGGCCCAACTTGGACCACCTGCTGGAGGACGACTTCTTCACACAG GGCTTCACTCCGAAGCGGATGCCGCCCCACTCCCGCCATAGCCCCCCGGTCTTCACCTTCCCTCAACCTGTGGGCAGCCTCTTCCGGAAAGTGGGCCAGCTACTGTCGACCCAGTGTGGACCTCCCT GCCCCTGCACCTCCAAAGAGGCCTCAGGCCCAGGAGAAGAAGGGCCAGAACCTGACTCCGTGGACTGGGGCAGAGAG CTCTCCTCCGCCCGGTTCCCCCTGGGACCCGCCCCACACCTGGTTCACCCCATCGTGCTTCTGAGCGCCTGCTGTATGCCCT GCCCTCGTCCACTTGCTCACACAAGGGACCCTCCGGAGCGACCCGGCAG CCACACAGGACCCCCCAGGGGAGCAGCAGCCCCCGCTCTGGGCTTCCAAGTGGGTGGATTATTCCAGCAAGTATGGCTTTGGCTACCAGCTGTCGGATGGGAGCAGTGGAGTCCTGTTTCGGGATGGCACCCACATGGCCCTGCGCCCCCTAGGAAG CCACATCTGCTACCTGCCCGCGCGCGGGAGGCTGGAGACCTTCACCCTGAGGGATGTCCCCCGGGCGCTGGGCGCCAAGCTGGCCGTCCTGCAGCTCCTCACCAGCTACATGCAGAGGCGCCTGCGGGAGGTGAGCTGGGGGGCGGGGAGAGGGGCTGGCGCCCTGATGCCCTGTCTGCAGAAGGGGGCCTCACCTGCCCCCCAGCCGCCCGCCGCACTGGGCCTCTGCCTGCTGCGCTTCCTGGGGACCTCGCAGGCGCTGCTGCTGCTGTTCAGCAACGGGACCCTGCAG GTCAGCTTCAGTGGGCGGCAGACCCAGCTTGTGCTGAGTGGCGAGGGCCAGGGGCTGCTGCTCACCCACTGGGCGCGGGGTCAGCCAGGTGCCTCCTACTCCCTGGGCACCCTGCAGCGCCGCGAGTGTGCCCCGGCTGCCCTGCAGCACCTGCGCCACACGCTCCACATGCTGCAGAGCTTATAGCGACCAAGGATCAGAGTGGACCTCCGCGTGATGGGGCTGGGGACCCAGGCTCCATTCCTGTTCCTGCTGCTCCCCCAGAGGGATGTCGCTGGGAGAGCAGGGGCACACAGGAGGGTGGCAGGTGGGCTTCTTGCCCCATGGCCTGA
- the Plk5 gene encoding inactive serine/threonine-protein kinase PLK5 isoform X1 produces MEPGPRRRRRSHQPVAAFLRDPSSGRVYRRGKLIGKGAFSRCYKLTDMSTSAVFALKVVPRAGRLPSRGKVEREIALHSHLRHHNIVAFHGHFADRDHVYMVLEYCSRQSLAHVLKARQTLTEPEVRYYLRGVIGGLRYLHQRRIVHRDLKLSNLFLNKNMEVKIGDLGLATRLGPGGRCHRVLCGTPNLLAPEVVSRKGHSCPSDIWALGCIMYTVLTGAPPFAAASLSEMYQNIRDGHYPEPAHLSPNARRLIARLLAPDPAERPNLDHLLEDDFFTQGFTPKRMPPHSRHSPPVFTFPQPVGSLFRKVGQLLSTQCGPPCPCTSKEASGPGEEGPEPDSVDWGRELSSARFPLGPAPHLVHPIVLLSACCMPCPRPLAHTRDPPERPGRTTGEPRDGGGSCHQEPAALPGRWPCGHTGPPRGAAAPALGFQVGGLFQQVWLWLPAVGWEQWSPVSGWHPHGPAPPRKPHLLPARAREAGDLHPEGCPPGAGRQAGRPAAPHQLHAEAPAGGELGGGERGWRPDALSAEGGLTCPPAARRTGPLPAALPGDLAGAAAAVQQRDPAGQLQWAADPACAEWRGPGAAAHPLGAGSARCLLLPGHPAAPRVCPGCPAAPAPHAPHAAELIATKDQSGPPRDGAGDPGSIPVPAAPPEGCRWESRGTQEGGRWASCPMA; encoded by the exons ATGGAGCCCGGGCCGAGGCGGCGGCGCCGGAGCCACCAGCCGGTGGCAGCCTTCTTGCGCGACCCCAGCTCCGGGCGCGTCTACCGACGCGGGAAGCTGATCGGCAAG GGTGCCTTCAGCCGCTGCTACAAGCTGACAGACATGTCCACCAGCGCTGTGTTTGCCCTTAAGGTGGTGCCGCGGGCGGGGAGGCTGCCCTCCAGAGGGAAG GTGGAGCGCGAGATCGCCTTGCACAGCCACCTGCGGCACCACAACATAGTGGCCTTTCACGGACACTTCGCTGACCGTGACCATGTGTACATGGTGCTGGAGTACTGCAGCCGACAG TCGTTGGCTCATGTGCTGAAGGCGCGGCAGACCCTGACGGAGCCCGAGGTGCGCTACTACCTGCGGGGTGTGATCGGTGGCCTGCGCTACCTCCATCAGCGGCGCATCGTGCACAGAGACCTGAAGCTCA GTAATTTATTCCttaacaagaacatggaggtgaaaatcGGAGACCTGGGACTGGCCACCAGGTTGGGGCCAGGGGGCCgctgccacag GGTGCTCTGCGGGACTCCAAACCTCCTGGCCCCAGAGGTGGTGTCCAGAAAGGGGCACTCCTGCCCATCGGACATCTGGGCCCTGGGCTGCATCAT GTACACAGTGCTCACTGGCGCCCCACCTTTTGCGGCGGCATCCCTGTCAGAGATGTACCAGAACATCCGTGATGGCCACTATCCAGAGCCTGCCCACCTGTCGCCCAATGCCCGCCGCCTCATTGCCCGCCTCCTGGCACCTGATCCAGCTGAGAGGCCCAACTTGGACCACCTGCTGGAGGACGACTTCTTCACACAG GGCTTCACTCCGAAGCGGATGCCGCCCCACTCCCGCCATAGCCCCCCGGTCTTCACCTTCCCTCAACCTGTGGGCAGCCTCTTCCGGAAAGTGGGCCAGCTACTGTCGACCCAGTGTGGACCTCCCT GCCCCTGCACCTCCAAAGAGGCCTCAGGCCCAGGAGAAGAAGGGCCAGAACCTGACTCCGTGGACTGGGGCAGAGAG CTCTCCTCCGCCCGGTTCCCCCTGGGACCCGCCCCACACCTGGTTCACCCCATCGTGCTTCTGAGCGCCTGCTGTATGCCCT GCCCTCGTCCACTTGCTCACACAAGGGACCCTCCGGAGCGACCCGGCAG GACCACAGGAGAGCCCAGAGACGGAGGTGGCAGCTGCCATCAGGAACCTGCAGCTCTGCCTGGACGCTGGCCCTGTGG CCACACAGGACCCCCCAGGGGAGCAGCAGCCCCCGCTCTGGGCTTCCAAGTGGGTGGATTATTCCAGCAAGTATGGCTTTGGCTACCAGCTGTCGGATGGGAGCAGTGGAGTCCTGTTTCGGGATGGCACCCACATGGCCCTGCGCCCCCTAGGAAG CCACATCTGCTACCTGCCCGCGCGCGGGAGGCTGGAGACCTTCACCCTGAGGGATGTCCCCCGGGCGCTGGGCGCCAAGCTGGCCGTCCTGCAGCTCCTCACCAGCTACATGCAGAGGCGCCTGCGGGAGGTGAGCTGGGGGGCGGGGAGAGGGGCTGGCGCCCTGATGCCCTGTCTGCAGAAGGGGGCCTCACCTGCCCCCCAGCCGCCCGCCGCACTGGGCCTCTGCCTGCTGCGCTTCCTGGGGACCTCGCAGGCGCTGCTGCTGCTGTTCAGCAACGGGACCCTGCAG GTCAGCTTCAGTGGGCGGCAGACCCAGCTTGTGCTGAGTGGCGAGGGCCAGGGGCTGCTGCTCACCCACTGGGCGCGGGGTCAGCCAGGTGCCTCCTACTCCCTGGGCACCCTGCAGCGCCGCGAGTGTGCCCCGGCTGCCCTGCAGCACCTGCGCCACACGCTCCACATGCTGCAGAGCTTATAGCGACCAAGGATCAGAGTGGACCTCCGCGTGATGGGGCTGGGGACCCAGGCTCCATTCCTGTTCCTGCTGCTCCCCCAGAGGGATGTCGCTGGGAGAGCAGGGGCACACAGGAGGGTGGCAGGTGGGCTTCTTGCCCCATGGCCTGA
- the Plk5 gene encoding inactive serine/threonine-protein kinase PLK5 isoform X6, with amino-acid sequence MEPGPRRRRRSHQPVAAFLRDPSSGRVYRRGKLIGKGAFSRCYKLTDMSTSAVFALKVVPRAGRLPSRGKVEREIALHSHLRHHNIVAFHGHFADRDHVYMVLEYCSRQSLAHVLKARQTLTEPEVRYYLRGVIGGLRYLHQRRIVHRDLKLSNLFLNKNMEVKIGDLGLATRLGPGGRCHRVLCGTPNLLAPEVVSRKGHSCPSDIWALGCIMYTVLTGAPPFAAASLSEMYQNIRDGHYPEPAHLSPNARRLIARLLAPDPAERPNLDHLLEDDFFTQGFTPKRMPPHSRHSPPVFTFPQPVGSLFRKVGQLLSTQCGPPCPCTSKEASGPGEEGPEPDSVDWGREASLSERGAHCPQALVHLLTQGTLRSDPAATQDPPGEQQPPLWASKWVDYSSKYGFGYQLSDGSSGVLFRDGTHMALRPLGSHICYLPARGRLETFTLRDVPRALGAKLAVLQLLTSYMQRRLREVSWGAGRGAGALMPCLQKGASPAPQPPAALGLCLLRFLGTSQALLLLFSNGTLQVSFSGRQTQLVLSGEGQGLLLTHWARGQPGASYSLGTLQRRECAPAALQHLRHTLHMLQSL; translated from the exons ATGGAGCCCGGGCCGAGGCGGCGGCGCCGGAGCCACCAGCCGGTGGCAGCCTTCTTGCGCGACCCCAGCTCCGGGCGCGTCTACCGACGCGGGAAGCTGATCGGCAAG GGTGCCTTCAGCCGCTGCTACAAGCTGACAGACATGTCCACCAGCGCTGTGTTTGCCCTTAAGGTGGTGCCGCGGGCGGGGAGGCTGCCCTCCAGAGGGAAG GTGGAGCGCGAGATCGCCTTGCACAGCCACCTGCGGCACCACAACATAGTGGCCTTTCACGGACACTTCGCTGACCGTGACCATGTGTACATGGTGCTGGAGTACTGCAGCCGACAG TCGTTGGCTCATGTGCTGAAGGCGCGGCAGACCCTGACGGAGCCCGAGGTGCGCTACTACCTGCGGGGTGTGATCGGTGGCCTGCGCTACCTCCATCAGCGGCGCATCGTGCACAGAGACCTGAAGCTCA GTAATTTATTCCttaacaagaacatggaggtgaaaatcGGAGACCTGGGACTGGCCACCAGGTTGGGGCCAGGGGGCCgctgccacag GGTGCTCTGCGGGACTCCAAACCTCCTGGCCCCAGAGGTGGTGTCCAGAAAGGGGCACTCCTGCCCATCGGACATCTGGGCCCTGGGCTGCATCAT GTACACAGTGCTCACTGGCGCCCCACCTTTTGCGGCGGCATCCCTGTCAGAGATGTACCAGAACATCCGTGATGGCCACTATCCAGAGCCTGCCCACCTGTCGCCCAATGCCCGCCGCCTCATTGCCCGCCTCCTGGCACCTGATCCAGCTGAGAGGCCCAACTTGGACCACCTGCTGGAGGACGACTTCTTCACACAG GGCTTCACTCCGAAGCGGATGCCGCCCCACTCCCGCCATAGCCCCCCGGTCTTCACCTTCCCTCAACCTGTGGGCAGCCTCTTCCGGAAAGTGGGCCAGCTACTGTCGACCCAGTGTGGACCTCCCT GCCCCTGCACCTCCAAAGAGGCCTCAGGCCCAGGAGAAGAAGGGCCAGAACCTGACTCCGTGGACTGGGGCAGAGAG GCCTCCCTGTCTGAGAGAGGGGCTCACTGTCCCCAGGCCCTCGTCCACTTGCTCACACAAGGGACCCTCCGGAGCGACCCGGCAG CCACACAGGACCCCCCAGGGGAGCAGCAGCCCCCGCTCTGGGCTTCCAAGTGGGTGGATTATTCCAGCAAGTATGGCTTTGGCTACCAGCTGTCGGATGGGAGCAGTGGAGTCCTGTTTCGGGATGGCACCCACATGGCCCTGCGCCCCCTAGGAAG CCACATCTGCTACCTGCCCGCGCGCGGGAGGCTGGAGACCTTCACCCTGAGGGATGTCCCCCGGGCGCTGGGCGCCAAGCTGGCCGTCCTGCAGCTCCTCACCAGCTACATGCAGAGGCGCCTGCGGGAGGTGAGCTGGGGGGCGGGGAGAGGGGCTGGCGCCCTGATGCCCTGTCTGCAGAAGGGGGCCTCACCTGCCCCCCAGCCGCCCGCCGCACTGGGCCTCTGCCTGCTGCGCTTCCTGGGGACCTCGCAGGCGCTGCTGCTGCTGTTCAGCAACGGGACCCTGCAG GTCAGCTTCAGTGGGCGGCAGACCCAGCTTGTGCTGAGTGGCGAGGGCCAGGGGCTGCTGCTCACCCACTGGGCGCGGGGTCAGCCAGGTGCCTCCTACTCCCTGGGCACCCTGCAGCGCCGCGAGTGTGCCCCGGCTGCCCTGCAGCACCTGCGCCACACGCTCCACATGCTGCAGAGCTTATAG